In Oncorhynchus tshawytscha isolate Ot180627B linkage group LG06, Otsh_v2.0, whole genome shotgun sequence, the following are encoded in one genomic region:
- the LOC112245116 gene encoding ankyrin repeat domain-containing protein 34C-like, whose product MMADILELRTDGNSLLKAVWLRRLRLTRLLLDGGAYINESNERGETPLMVACMSKHSDPQSVSKAKLVKYLLDNKADPNIQDKAGRTALMHACSQRAGHEVVSHLLTNGADPSLEDRSGASALVYAINEDDKETLKGLLDACKAKGKEVIIITTDKSPSGTKTTKQYLNAPPSTELEDKCSAAFCTTPSDIELNTSSSPNSAEQHNTIFSFQTKLKTSSSTAAKLPNGPTSPTRRPANPKRARLPQLKRLQSEPWGLIAPSVLAPAAAHEESKRTTSDEDVVTGINGLSLSKRSTLSRQNSVDGKDVLFPQISSSLSVPPTSKSAYERSLCQQHLPLARRSTVPAEQDSSSNTGPASLRDTVYRRWLGTDHYDSDFQLYSDCGMLDSPKVPLERKKLNGSPIAILTNSRESIDINNSTSSPSTARRCAPGLLERRGSGTLLLDYISHTRPGHLPPLNFNPNPPIPDIGTSSKPSSPLASGFRSIAPVAANSPNRGQLKSKKKLVRRHSMQVEQMKQLSAFEEL is encoded by the coding sequence ATGATGGCAGACATACTAGAGCTGCGGACAGACGGGAACTCTCTCCTGAAGGCGGTGTGGCTCCGACGCCTGCGGCTCACCAGGCTCCTGCTGGATGGGGGTGCCTACATCAATGAGAGCAACGAGCGAGGAGAGACACCGCTCATGGTGGCCTGCATGTCCAAACACAGCGACCCGCAGAGCGTCAGTAAGGCAAAGCTGGTTAAGTACCTACTGGACAACAAGGCTGATCCCAACATCCAGGATAAAGCAGGCCGGACAGCCCTGATGCACGCCTGCAGCCAGAGGGCGGGACATGAGGTGGTGTCCCACCTGTTGACCAATGGGGCAGACCCAAGTCTGGAAGACAGGAGTGGGGCCTCTGCTCTGGTCTATGCCATTAACGAAGATGATAAGGAGACCCTAAAGGGTCTCCTAGACGCATGTAAAGCCAAGGGCAAAGAGGTCATCATTATCACCACAGACAAGTCACCCTCTGGCACCAAAACCACCAAGCAGTACCTGAATGCCCCCCCTTCCACAGAGCTAGAGGATAAGTGCTCCGCTGCATTCTGCACCACTCCCTCTGACATTGAGCTCAACACCTCCTCATCACCTAACTCAGCCGAGCAGCACAACACTATCTTCAGTTTCCAGACAAAGTTGAAAACATCGTCCAGCACAGCAGCAAAGCTTCCCAATGGGCCAACTTCTCCCACGCGGCGACCAGCCAACCCCAAGCGTGCTCGTTTACCCCAGCTGAAACGTCTGCAGTCGGAGCCCTGGGGGCTGATCGCTCCCTCTGTCCTCGCTCCAGCTGCGGCCCACGAGGAGAGTAAAAGAACCACCTCTGATGAGGACGTTGTCACAGGCATCAATGGACTTTCTCTGTCCAAGAGATCGACTCTGTCTCGACAAAACAGTGTGGATGGCAAGGATGTGTTGTTTCCACAAATTTCATCCTCATTATCTGTCCCTCCAACTTCCAAATCAGCATATGAGAGGAGTCTGTGTCAGCAGCACCTGCCCCTAGCCAGGCGTAGCACAGTCCCTGCAGagcaggacagtagcagtaacactgGGCCAGCCAGTTTGAGAGACACAGTCTACAGGAGATGGCTGGGCACTGACCACTATGACTCAGACTTCCAGCTGTACTCAGACTGTGGCATGCTGGACTCTCCTAAGGTTCCTCTAGAAAGGAAGAAACTCAACGGGTCTCCAATAGCCATTCTGACCAACTCCAGGGAGTCCATAGACATCAACAACAGCACGTCATCTCCCAGCACAGCACGACGGTGCGCACCAGGCCTCCTGGAGAGGCGAGGCTCAGGGACTCTGCTGCTGGACTACATTTCCCATACCCGGCCTGGCCATCTACCCCCCCTGAACTTCAACCCCAACCCTCCTATACCTGACATTGGAACCAGCAGCAAGCCCTCATCCCCTCTTGCCTCAGGTTTCAGATCAATAGCTCCAGTAGCAGCAAACTCACCAAATAGAGGCCAGCTCAAATCAAAGAAGAAACTTGTAAGGAGGCACTCTATGCAAGTGGAGCAAATGAAACAACTCTCTGCTTTTGAGGAGCTGTAG